The following proteins are encoded in a genomic region of Kosakonia oryzae:
- a CDS encoding SDR family oxidoreductase: MSVTHVAVVTAADSGIGKQCALMLAEQGFDIGITWHSDEKGAQETAQQVEAFGRRAETVQLDLSQLPEGAQAIQTLISRFGRIDALVNNAGAMSKAPFLEVTFEDWRSIFTVDVDGAFLCAQIAARQMVAQGQGGRIINITSVHEHTPLPEASAYTAAKHALGGLTQSMALELVEHNILVNAVAPGAIATPMNNMSDDDAKPGSMPNIPLARPGTTKEIASMVAWLCSEHASYTTGQSFIIDGGFMLANPQFKPKA; this comes from the coding sequence ATGTCTGTTACCCACGTTGCTGTGGTCACTGCCGCAGATTCCGGTATCGGCAAGCAATGCGCGCTGATGCTGGCAGAGCAGGGCTTTGATATTGGTATTACCTGGCATTCGGATGAGAAGGGGGCGCAAGAGACGGCGCAGCAGGTGGAGGCTTTCGGGCGCAGGGCCGAAACTGTCCAGCTTGATCTTAGCCAGTTGCCGGAAGGCGCGCAGGCGATACAAACGCTGATTTCCCGTTTCGGACGTATCGATGCGCTGGTCAATAATGCCGGCGCGATGAGCAAAGCGCCGTTCCTGGAGGTGACGTTCGAAGACTGGCGCAGCATTTTTACCGTCGATGTTGACGGCGCGTTTCTCTGTGCGCAAATTGCCGCGCGGCAAATGGTGGCGCAGGGGCAGGGAGGACGCATCATTAACATCACCTCGGTGCATGAACATACGCCGCTGCCGGAAGCGAGTGCCTATACTGCGGCGAAACATGCGCTGGGCGGATTAACGCAGTCGATGGCGCTGGAACTGGTTGAACACAACATTCTCGTCAATGCGGTTGCGCCCGGCGCGATAGCCACGCCGATGAATAACATGAGCGATGATGATGCTAAACCCGGTTCGATGCCGAATATTCCGCTGGCCCGGCCCGGTACCACCAAAGAGATAGCCAGCATGGTGGCCTGGCTCTGTTCAGAGCACGCCAGTTATACCACCGGGCAGTCGTTTATTATCGACGGCGGATTTATGCTCGCTAACCCGCAGTTCAAACCTAAAGCTTAA
- a CDS encoding MBL fold metallo-hydrolase, with amino-acid sequence MKHYPLLMALVGVTLNFSAHAAQPISTHQAQAPGYYRMAMGDWQITAVSDGTVAVPFDKLLTHISPTTLQSQMAKANLAVQAETSINAFVINTGKQLILVDTGAGPLFGNAGGHLPDNLRAAGIDPDAIDTVLLTHIHADHSGGVQRDGKPVFRNATVRVDQRDVDFWLNPAHLKEVEESQRHTFAESERSLRPVIDAGKLSTFRAPTEIIPGIEAVPAPGHTPGSVIYRVTHGGKTLMLWGDIIHAHPVQLPDPDVAIHFDVNQQQAIATRQKVLAQVAREGDWIAAAHIAFPGIGKVIKADKGYRWVPINYSAQGN; translated from the coding sequence ATGAAACATTATCCTCTGCTGATGGCGCTGGTGGGCGTAACGCTGAACTTCAGCGCTCACGCCGCGCAACCGATCAGTACGCATCAGGCGCAGGCGCCGGGATATTACCGGATGGCGATGGGCGACTGGCAAATCACCGCCGTTTCCGACGGTACGGTCGCCGTGCCATTTGACAAGTTACTCACGCATATTTCCCCCACAACGCTGCAATCGCAGATGGCAAAAGCCAACCTGGCGGTTCAGGCCGAAACGTCGATTAACGCCTTTGTCATTAATACCGGTAAGCAATTGATTCTGGTTGATACCGGTGCCGGGCCGCTGTTTGGCAATGCGGGCGGTCATCTTCCGGATAACCTGCGGGCGGCGGGCATCGATCCGGATGCGATAGATACGGTGCTGCTGACTCACATTCATGCCGATCACTCTGGCGGCGTGCAGCGCGACGGCAAGCCGGTGTTTCGCAATGCCACGGTGCGTGTCGATCAGCGTGATGTGGATTTCTGGCTCAACCCGGCGCATCTGAAAGAGGTGGAAGAGAGCCAGCGTCACACCTTTGCTGAGTCCGAACGCTCGCTGCGTCCGGTGATCGATGCCGGTAAACTCAGCACATTTCGCGCACCGACGGAAATCATCCCCGGTATTGAGGCGGTACCTGCGCCAGGACATACGCCGGGCAGCGTGATCTATCGCGTCACCCACGGCGGTAAAACGCTGATGTTATGGGGCGACATTATCCATGCGCATCCGGTGCAGCTACCGGACCCTGACGTAGCGATCCATTTTGATGTCAACCAGCAACAGGCCATTGCCACGCGCCAGAAAGTGCTGGCGCAGGTTGCCCGCGAGGGGGACTGGATAGCCGCCGCGCATATTGCGTTTCCTGGCATTGGCAAAGTGATAAAAGCCGATAAAGGCTACCGCTGGGTGCCGATAAACTACAGTGCGCAGGGGAATTAA
- the yohP gene encoding small membrane protein YohP, with product MKILLWVILIIFLIGLLVVTGVFKMIF from the coding sequence TTGAAGATTTTACTTTGGGTGATCCTGATTATCTTTCTGATTGGTCTGCTGGTGGTGACAGGTGTGTTTAAGATGATTTTTTAA
- a CDS encoding LysR family transcriptional regulator encodes MTIKENDFRKIDLNLLIAFAVLFREQSVSAAADKLHLGQPAVSGVLSRLRTLFDDPLFIRSGHRMQPTARAEELHSELLPLLEQLQSALFQQAAFDAKTVNVTLTLGMADWVEMWLMPRLIPALQQAAPGMRLNVVASDPFSDATRLEGGEMDMAISVATAGPRWLEREVLTTMSYVTLWHPQQLTLSAPLDVDTFAAQPHLMVSYREATSSHFDTLLAKTGHQRRVHYTTPHFAALPGLLETMPALATVPAGLATEWQRTRGLLASPLPLDAEPIEVALLWHQRHSSDPAVMWLKEFIRHLME; translated from the coding sequence ATGACTATCAAAGAGAATGATTTCCGTAAAATCGATCTGAACCTGCTGATCGCCTTTGCCGTCCTGTTTCGCGAACAGAGCGTCTCCGCTGCGGCGGATAAGCTGCATCTGGGCCAGCCTGCGGTGAGCGGCGTGCTGTCGCGTCTGCGCACGCTGTTTGACGATCCGCTGTTTATCCGCAGCGGACATCGTATGCAGCCCACCGCCCGGGCGGAAGAGCTGCACAGCGAGCTGCTGCCGCTGCTGGAGCAGTTGCAGAGCGCGCTGTTTCAGCAGGCGGCATTTGATGCGAAAACCGTGAACGTCACGCTGACGCTCGGTATGGCCGACTGGGTAGAAATGTGGCTGATGCCGCGTCTGATCCCGGCGCTTCAGCAGGCGGCTCCCGGTATGCGTCTGAACGTGGTGGCCAGCGATCCTTTCAGCGATGCGACGCGGCTCGAAGGCGGCGAGATGGATATGGCGATCAGCGTTGCCACCGCCGGACCGCGCTGGCTTGAACGTGAGGTGCTGACCACCATGTCATATGTCACGCTCTGGCACCCGCAACAACTGACGCTCAGCGCGCCGCTGGATGTCGATACGTTTGCCGCTCAGCCCCATTTGATGGTCAGCTACCGCGAGGCGACCAGCAGCCATTTCGATACGCTGCTGGCAAAAACCGGCCACCAGCGCCGCGTGCATTACACCACGCCACATTTTGCTGCCCTGCCAGGCCTGCTGGAAACGATGCCAGCGCTGGCGACCGTACCCGCCGGGCTGGCAACGGAGTGGCAGAGAACGCGCGGTTTGCTGGCAAGCCCGCTGCCGCTGGATGCAGAACCGATCGAAGTGGCGCTACTGTGGCACCAGCGTCACAGCAGTGACCCGGCGGTGATGTGGCTGAAAGAGTTTATCCGCCATCTGATGGAGTAA
- a CDS encoding DedA family protein → MDINSLISQYGYAALVIGSIAEGETITLLGGVAAHQGLLRFPLVVISVALGGMIGDQLLYLLGRRYGMKILRRFSRHRDKIHQAQTLIRRHPYLFVIGSRFMYGFRIVGPLLIGTSRLRPKIFLPLNILGAIVWALLFATLGYVGGEVIGPWLHQFDQHVKRWIWLVIAIALVVCLRWWFRRRRKKRQNSTKHD, encoded by the coding sequence ATGGATATCAATTCTCTGATTAGCCAGTATGGCTACGCCGCGCTGGTTATTGGCAGTATTGCTGAAGGTGAGACCATTACGCTGCTGGGCGGAGTTGCAGCGCATCAGGGGTTATTACGCTTCCCGCTGGTGGTTATCTCCGTGGCGCTGGGCGGCATGATTGGCGACCAGTTGCTCTATCTGCTCGGCCGCCGCTACGGCATGAAAATACTGCGTCGTTTCTCACGTCACCGCGACAAAATCCATCAGGCGCAAACGCTGATCCGCCGCCATCCGTACCTGTTTGTGATTGGTTCGCGCTTTATGTACGGCTTTCGTATCGTGGGCCCGTTGCTGATCGGCACCAGCCGTCTGCGTCCGAAAATCTTTCTGCCGCTGAATATTCTTGGTGCGATCGTTTGGGCGTTACTGTTCGCCACGCTGGGCTATGTTGGCGGGGAGGTGATTGGCCCGTGGCTGCATCAGTTCGATCAGCATGTAAAACGCTGGATTTGGCTGGTCATCGCTATCGCACTGGTGGTGTGTCTGCGCTGGTGGTTCCGGCGCCGTCGTAAGAAGCGCCAGAACAGCACAAAGCACGATTAA
- a CDS encoding GNAT family N-acetyltransferase codes for MSAVDILSGPAVVVRDATPDDVHAIASLYAWHVLHGRASFEEVPPTIDEMRARMSKIASDGLPWMVALYHGIIVGYCYAGFYRPRQAYRYTLEESIYVDASMTGRGIGSTLMSALIARCEEGPWRQLIAVVGDGNNNSGSLRLHKKHGFEIVGQLRSVGYKKGDWRDTLIMQRPLNDGDWTLPE; via the coding sequence ATGTCTGCTGTCGATATTCTCTCCGGCCCTGCTGTCGTGGTGCGCGACGCCACGCCTGACGATGTGCACGCCATTGCCTCGCTGTACGCGTGGCACGTGCTGCACGGTCGCGCCTCCTTCGAAGAAGTTCCCCCGACAATTGATGAAATGCGTGCCCGCATGAGCAAAATCGCCAGCGATGGTCTGCCGTGGATGGTTGCGCTGTATCACGGCATTATCGTTGGCTACTGCTACGCCGGTTTCTATCGCCCGCGTCAGGCTTATCGCTATACGCTGGAAGAGTCGATTTACGTCGATGCCAGCATGACCGGTCGCGGTATCGGTTCAACGCTGATGAGCGCTCTGATTGCCCGCTGTGAAGAGGGACCGTGGCGGCAACTGATTGCGGTGGTTGGCGACGGCAATAATAATTCCGGCTCCCTGCGGCTGCATAAAAAGCACGGCTTTGAGATTGTCGGGCAACTGCGTAGCGTCGGCTACAAGAAAGGGGACTGGCGGGATACGCTGATTATGCAGCGTCCACTCAACGACGGTGACTGGACGCTGCCGGAGTAA
- the dld gene encoding D-lactate dehydrogenase → MSFATSNENRTFLHELKRLVGASHLLTDPAKTARYRKGFRSGHGDALAVVFPGTLVELWRVLHACVSADKIILMQAANTGLTEGSTPSGNDYDRDIVIISTLRLDKLHLLDNGEQVLAYPGTTLYSLEKALKPLGREPHSVIGSSCIGASVIGGICNNSGGSLVQRGPAYTEMSLFARIDEQGKLQLVNHLGIDLGETPEQILSALDDERIKADNVRHDQRHGHDHDYITRVRDVEANTPARYNADPDRLFESSGCAGKLAVFAVRLDTFPAEKQQQVFYIGTNQTAVLTEIRRHILANFAHLPVAGEYMHRDIYDIAERYGKDTFLMIDKLGTDKMPLFFTLKGRTEALLDKAPLFKPHFIDRSLQKISAVFPSHLPPRMKTWRDKYEHHLLLKMSGDGIAEAQNWLTDYFASAEGGFFVCTPEEGSKAFLHRFAAAGAAIRYQAVHADEVEDILALDIALRRNDTEWFEHLPPEIDNQLVHKLYYGHFMCHVFHQDYIVKKGVDAHALKEQMLELLRQRGAQYPAEHNVGHLYEAAETLKQFYRENDPTNSMNPGIGKTTKRKFWQEELTTDNHADVAIK, encoded by the coding sequence ATGTCATTCGCAACTTCAAACGAGAACCGCACTTTTTTACACGAACTGAAACGGCTGGTCGGCGCCTCTCACCTGTTGACCGATCCCGCCAAAACCGCCCGCTACCGTAAAGGCTTTCGCTCCGGCCACGGCGATGCGCTGGCGGTGGTGTTTCCCGGAACGTTAGTGGAGCTGTGGCGCGTGCTGCATGCCTGCGTCAGCGCCGACAAAATCATCCTGATGCAGGCGGCGAATACCGGCCTGACCGAAGGGTCAACGCCCAGCGGTAATGATTATGACCGCGATATTGTGATTATCAGCACCCTGCGGCTTGATAAGCTGCACCTGCTGGATAACGGCGAGCAGGTGCTGGCGTATCCTGGCACCACGCTCTACTCGCTGGAAAAAGCCCTTAAACCGCTGGGCCGCGAGCCGCACTCGGTGATTGGCTCCTCCTGCATTGGCGCCTCGGTGATTGGCGGGATCTGCAATAACTCCGGTGGTTCACTGGTGCAGCGCGGCCCGGCCTATACCGAGATGTCGCTGTTCGCCCGTATCGACGAGCAGGGCAAATTGCAGTTGGTTAACCATCTGGGCATTGATTTGGGGGAAACGCCGGAGCAAATCCTCAGCGCGCTGGATGACGAACGCATCAAAGCGGATAACGTGCGCCACGATCAGCGTCACGGCCACGATCATGATTACATCACCCGCGTGCGTGATGTCGAAGCCAATACCCCGGCGCGCTACAACGCCGATCCGGATCGGCTGTTTGAATCCTCCGGCTGTGCGGGCAAACTCGCGGTTTTTGCGGTGCGTCTGGATACTTTCCCGGCAGAAAAACAGCAGCAGGTGTTCTATATCGGCACCAACCAGACCGCTGTATTAACGGAGATCCGTCGCCATATTCTGGCGAACTTCGCCCACCTGCCGGTGGCAGGCGAATATATGCACCGCGATATTTACGACATTGCTGAACGCTACGGTAAAGACACGTTCCTGATGATCGACAAACTCGGCACCGACAAAATGCCGCTGTTCTTTACTCTGAAGGGACGCACCGAAGCGCTGCTGGATAAAGCGCCGCTGTTCAAGCCGCACTTTATTGACCGTTCACTGCAAAAAATCAGCGCCGTTTTCCCGTCACATCTGCCGCCGCGGATGAAAACGTGGCGCGATAAGTACGAGCATCATCTGCTGTTGAAGATGTCCGGCGACGGCATTGCGGAAGCGCAAAACTGGCTGACGGACTATTTTGCCAGCGCCGAAGGCGGCTTTTTCGTCTGTACGCCGGAGGAAGGGAGCAAAGCCTTTTTGCACCGTTTTGCCGCCGCCGGTGCGGCGATCCGCTATCAGGCGGTACATGCCGACGAAGTGGAAGATATTCTGGCGCTCGACATCGCCCTAAGGCGCAACGACACCGAATGGTTTGAGCATCTGCCGCCGGAAATCGACAATCAACTGGTGCACAAACTCTACTACGGCCACTTTATGTGCCACGTTTTCCACCAGGATTACATCGTCAAAAAAGGCGTCGACGCCCATGCGCTGAAAGAGCAAATGCTTGAACTGCTGCGCCAGCGCGGCGCGCAATACCCTGCCGAACATAACGTGGGTCACCTGTATGAAGCCGCAGAAACGCTAAAACAGTTTTATCGGGAAAATGATCCGACAAACAGCATGAACCCCGGTATCGGAAAAACCACTAAGCGTAAATTCTGGCAAGAGGAATTAACGACAGATAATCACGCTGACGTGGCGATAAAATAG
- the pbpG gene encoding D-alanyl-D-alanine endopeptidase: MQKFRVSLLSLALLLAAPVAPFAVAKTTAATTAAQPEIASGSAMIVDLQTNQVIYSSHPDLVRPIASITKLMTAMVVLDAHLPLDEKLNVDISQTPEMKGIYSRVRLNSEISRKNMLLLALMSSENRAAASLAHHYPGGYNAFIAAMNAKAKALGMTNTHYVEPTGLSIHNVSTARDLTKLLIATKQYPLIGQLSTTREEMATFSNPAYTLPFRNTNHLVYRDNWNIQLTKTGFTNAAGHCLVMRTVINNKPVALVVMDAFGKFTHFADASRLRTWIETGKVQPVPAAALSYKRQKAAQMTQNNSAAGEQTAQND, from the coding sequence ATGCAGAAATTTCGAGTCTCTTTATTAAGCTTGGCTTTATTGCTGGCTGCGCCTGTGGCGCCGTTTGCTGTCGCGAAAACCACTGCCGCGACCACTGCCGCACAACCTGAAATTGCCTCGGGTAGCGCGATGATTGTCGATCTGCAAACCAATCAGGTGATCTACTCCAGTCATCCGGATCTGGTGCGTCCTATCGCCTCCATCACCAAGTTGATGACCGCGATGGTGGTGCTGGATGCCCATTTGCCGCTGGATGAGAAACTCAACGTCGATATCAGCCAGACGCCGGAAATGAAAGGGATCTACTCCCGCGTGCGCCTGAACAGCGAAATCAGCCGTAAAAACATGCTGCTGCTGGCGCTGATGTCGTCGGAAAACCGCGCGGCCGCAAGCCTTGCGCACCACTATCCGGGCGGTTATAACGCGTTTATCGCTGCGATGAATGCCAAAGCCAAAGCGCTGGGCATGACCAATACGCATTATGTTGAGCCGACCGGACTGTCGATTCACAACGTTTCTACCGCACGCGATCTGACCAAGCTGCTGATTGCCACCAAACAGTATCCGCTGATTGGGCAACTGAGCACCACGCGCGAAGAGATGGCGACCTTCAGCAATCCGGCTTATACGCTGCCGTTTCGCAATACCAACCATCTGGTCTACCGCGATAACTGGAATATTCAGTTGACCAAAACCGGCTTTACCAATGCGGCAGGGCACTGCCTGGTGATGCGCACGGTGATTAACAACAAACCGGTGGCGCTGGTGGTGATGGATGCATTCGGCAAATTTACGCACTTTGCCGATGCCAGCCGTTTACGTACCTGGATTGAAACCGGCAAAGTACAGCCGGTTCCGGCGGCGGCGCTGAGCTATAAGCGCCAGAAAGCGGCGCAGATGACGCAGAATAACAGCGCAGCAGGCGAGCAAACCGCGCAGAACGATTAA
- a CDS encoding Yip1 family protein — protein sequence MNHVWGLFSHPDREMKVIKSEDETVSHHYTHHVLVMAAIPVICAFIGTTQIGWNFGEESVVRLSLFTGFYMAVLFYALMLAGVAVMGRVIWWMARSYPQRPGLARCMVFAGYVATPLFLSGIVALYPLVWLCALVGTVALFYTGYLLYVGIPTFLNINKEEGLSFSSSTLAIGVLVLEVLLALTVILWGYGYRLF from the coding sequence ATGAACCATGTCTGGGGACTGTTTTCCCATCCCGATCGTGAAATGAAGGTGATCAAAAGCGAAGACGAGACGGTTTCGCATCACTACACCCACCACGTGCTGGTTATGGCAGCAATACCGGTTATTTGTGCGTTTATCGGTACCACGCAAATCGGCTGGAATTTCGGTGAGGAGAGTGTTGTCAGGCTGTCGTTGTTTACCGGTTTCTACATGGCGGTACTGTTTTATGCGCTGATGCTGGCAGGGGTGGCCGTGATGGGTCGCGTCATCTGGTGGATGGCGCGAAGCTACCCGCAGCGGCCCGGTCTTGCGCGCTGTATGGTATTTGCCGGATATGTTGCGACGCCGCTGTTTCTGAGCGGTATTGTGGCGCTCTATCCGCTGGTATGGCTGTGTGCGCTGGTGGGTACCGTCGCACTGTTCTATACCGGTTATCTGCTCTATGTCGGTATTCCGACCTTCCTGAATATCAATAAAGAAGAGGGGCTGAGCTTCTCCAGTTCCACGCTGGCGATTGGCGTGCTGGTGCTGGAAGTGCTGCTGGCACTGACGGTGATCCTCTGGGGCTACGGCTACCGCCTGTTCTGA